The Saprospiraceae bacterium genome includes a window with the following:
- a CDS encoding nucleotidyl transferase AbiEii/AbiGii toxin family protein has translation MVKEPTLASLAYLLPSTSDVLLRLSDFEFISEFTLVGGSCLTLYLNHRLSEDLDFFSPKDSLPKKDIFNALRNFKNAKIINESNSQMDLIIEGVKVTFFANNWDALMERKQFKNSIYIATLNLMMGLKVNTLFLRAKYRDYYDIYCISKSGYPIDQIYTIAHGYLPTLSPKLFQMALIYTDDILDDSVAHLKPSYKINKLKIGLYFQKLIRNWLEK, from the coding sequence ATGGTGAAAGAACCCACCCTCGCAAGTTTAGCCTACCTACTGCCTAGTACAAGTGATGTATTATTAAGACTTTCAGATTTTGAATTCATTTCAGAGTTTACCTTAGTAGGCGGCTCTTGTTTGACTTTATACCTCAATCATAGACTGAGTGAAGATTTAGATTTCTTTAGTCCGAAAGATAGTCTTCCTAAAAAAGATATTTTTAATGCATTGCGTAATTTTAAGAATGCCAAAATCATTAATGAAAGTAATAGTCAAATGGATTTAATAATTGAGGGAGTGAAAGTTACTTTTTTTGCAAATAATTGGGATGCTTTGATGGAAAGAAAACAATTTAAAAATTCCATATACATTGCCACATTGAACCTTATGATGGGTTTAAAAGTAAATACCTTATTTTTAAGGGCCAAATATAGAGATTATTATGACATTTATTGCATTTCGAAAAGTGGATACCCAATAGACCAAATTTATACCATAGCGCACGGATATTTGCCGACGCTATCTCCAAAATTATTTCAAATGGCATTAATATATACTGATGATATTCTGGATGATTCTGTTGCTCATTTGAAGCCGTCTTATAAAATTAATAAATTAAAAATAGGCTTGTATTTTCAGAAATTAATCCGTAATTGGTTAGAAAAATAG
- a CDS encoding IS110 family transposase: MKVGFGGLDASKGYCDFSLISKGNEFTNRRMNFIDNQSGLDELKKVLSQALLSIDKIYLAIESTGGYENNWYNQLVSFDKRIIMFRINPLRTHHESKKNMHRNINDAISSEIIARHVSENYEELEKAKPRSLHFYTAKQMHKTIQGFIKQKTRNINQLEKVVYSCIPGLLTFSKNGMPKYMYKLLQKYPSKAKILNAKTASLAKIKGLTMEKAEAIQKAVKLDSGSGNTILTELNIKTLAQTINLFSTQIKELQSELAKHGANDLADFLVTIPGCGIESAVSLSIEIEDINRFNSAASLCCYFGVHPENHTSGDISKKPKMSKKGSSSYRGTIYMVAKNAIMYDPYFKEVYSNQRAKGKTYNDALGVIMNKLTRVIYGMLTNKEAYDSSKPKTQKNKPVDADQQIEKLEKKPQIIRQS, from the coding sequence ATGAAAGTTGGATTTGGAGGACTGGACGCAAGTAAAGGTTATTGTGATTTCAGTTTAATTTCGAAGGGTAATGAATTTACCAATCGCAGGATGAATTTTATTGATAATCAATCCGGTCTTGATGAACTCAAAAAAGTCTTATCACAGGCACTTTTGTCTATTGATAAAATTTATTTGGCTATTGAAAGTACCGGTGGGTATGAAAACAATTGGTATAATCAATTGGTAAGTTTTGATAAGCGAATCATCATGTTCAGGATTAATCCGTTGCGGACACATCATGAGTCAAAAAAGAATATGCATCGCAATATTAATGACGCCATCAGTAGTGAAATTATAGCTAGGCATGTATCTGAAAATTATGAGGAACTAGAGAAAGCCAAGCCTAGATCCTTACATTTTTATACTGCGAAACAGATGCACAAAACTATACAAGGATTTATTAAACAAAAGACGAGAAATATCAACCAACTTGAGAAAGTAGTGTATAGTTGTATTCCTGGTCTTTTAACTTTTAGTAAAAATGGCATGCCAAAATACATGTATAAATTACTTCAAAAGTATCCATCAAAGGCAAAGATATTAAATGCGAAAACAGCTTCTTTGGCTAAAATCAAAGGGTTAACCATGGAGAAGGCTGAGGCCATCCAAAAAGCGGTGAAGCTAGATTCAGGGTCGGGTAATACGATACTTACTGAGCTAAATATTAAAACATTGGCCCAAACTATTAACTTATTCTCCACCCAGATCAAAGAACTTCAATCAGAGCTTGCTAAACACGGAGCCAACGACTTAGCGGATTTCTTAGTCACAATTCCTGGTTGCGGCATCGAGTCAGCAGTGTCATTAAGCATAGAAATAGAAGATATAAATCGATTTAACAGTGCCGCATCACTTTGTTGCTATTTTGGAGTACACCCAGAAAACCATACAAGTGGTGATATATCAAAGAAACCTAAAATGAGCAAAAAAGGAAGTAGTTCATATAGGGGTACAATATACATGGTAGCTAAAAATGCGATTATGTATGACCCTTATTTTAAAGAGGTATATTCAAATCAAAGAGCGAAAGGTAAGACCTATAACGATGCTTTAGGTGTAATAATGAACAAGTTAACAAGAGTGATCTATGGTATGCTTACAAACAAAGAGGCATACGATTCATCAAAACCTAAAACACAAAAAAACAAACCAGTAGACGCAGATCAGCAAATAGAGAAGTTGGAAAAGAAACCGCAGATTATAAGGCAGAGCTAG
- a CDS encoding ATP-binding protein has protein sequence MNQEIYEKLLSNQLEILNQVSDKLRRTVLDHIEWQDKLIILAGARGVGKTTIMLQRLNEIMDGGIKVLYISMDDITVSNLTLIEIAKYHLDNGGSHILIDEIHKYNNWSQELKNIYDRYKSLFVVVTGSSILEINEGQADLSRRAVKYSISGFSLREFINIESKQNFQPYSLSEIIENHEQICRQINKLINPLPFFNEYNQYGYYPFYLEGKRSYFRKLNSAINHMIEVDLVQITKMDVSKLPKIKKLLYWLASTSPYEPNISKLSSALELDRNTVIHYLSYLDKAELTKSVWSATRTVGHLSKPDKIYLQNANLFFLSASKPDIGTIRECFFVHCISHEHNVSIPNKGDFFVDEKYTFEIGGKSKGYKQISSIPGSFIVSDDINYSVGNKIPLWLFGFLK, from the coding sequence TTGAATCAAGAGATTTACGAAAAGTTATTATCAAATCAACTTGAAATTTTAAATCAAGTGTCTGATAAGTTACGAAGAACTGTACTTGACCACATCGAATGGCAAGATAAGTTAATAATTTTAGCTGGTGCAAGAGGTGTTGGTAAAACAACTATAATGCTACAGCGATTAAATGAAATTATGGATGGTGGCATAAAGGTATTGTATATATCTATGGACGACATCACCGTTTCAAATTTAACATTGATAGAAATAGCCAAATACCATTTGGATAATGGAGGGTCACATATTTTGATTGATGAAATACATAAATATAACAATTGGAGTCAAGAGCTGAAGAATATCTATGATAGATACAAAAGCTTGTTCGTGGTAGTTACGGGTTCATCTATTTTAGAAATAAATGAAGGGCAAGCTGATTTAAGTCGTAGAGCAGTGAAGTATTCTATTTCTGGGTTTTCATTGAGAGAGTTTATTAATATTGAGTCAAAGCAAAATTTTCAGCCCTACAGTTTGTCTGAAATTATTGAGAATCATGAGCAAATTTGCAGGCAAATCAATAAACTTATCAATCCGTTACCTTTTTTTAACGAATATAATCAATACGGATACTATCCATTTTACTTAGAAGGGAAGAGGTCCTATTTTAGAAAATTAAATAGCGCCATCAACCATATGATTGAGGTTGATTTAGTACAAATTACTAAAATGGATGTATCAAAATTGCCCAAGATAAAAAAGCTTCTCTACTGGCTGGCATCTACCTCACCATATGAGCCCAATATAAGTAAACTAAGCTCAGCACTAGAACTAGACAGAAATACCGTCATTCATTACTTATCATATTTGGACAAGGCAGAGTTGACAAAGTCAGTATGGTCAGCAACAAGGACAGTGGGCCATTTATCCAAACCTGATAAGATCTATCTTCAGAATGCAAATCTATTTTTTCTATCAGCTTCAAAACCGGATATTGGCACCATACGAGAGTGTTTTTTTGTCCATTGTATTTCGCACGAACACAATGTTTCCATTCCTAATAAAGGCGATTTTTTTGTTGATGAAAAATATACCTTCGAAATAGGAGGAAAATCTAAAGGATATAAGCAAATATCATCAATTCCAGGTAGTTTTATAGTTTCAGACGATATTAACTATAGTGTTGGAAATAAAATTCCTCTTTGGCTATTTGGATTTTTGAAATAA
- a CDS encoding four helix bundle protein codes for MEEKFDFENLIAWQKAIEFVDLILEKTDKFYNSKGNFRLREQLDACSSSIPMNIAEGKGRFSKKEFKQFLYYSRGSINETVTVLLLLQKRTWLSMADYILLKQKAMELSKILNGLINSLK; via the coding sequence ATGGAAGAAAAATTTGATTTTGAAAATCTGATTGCGTGGCAGAAAGCCATAGAATTTGTTGACTTGATCCTAGAGAAAACAGATAAATTTTATAACAGCAAAGGTAACTTTAGGCTAAGAGAACAATTGGATGCGTGTTCATCTTCAATTCCAATGAATATTGCTGAAGGTAAAGGAAGATTTTCGAAAAAGGAATTTAAACAGTTTTTATATTACTCCAGGGGCTCAATAAATGAAACTGTTACAGTCTTGCTTCTCTTGCAGAAAAGAACATGGTTGAGTATGGCTGATTATATATTATTAAAACAAAAAGCAATGGAATTGTCTAAAATATTAAACGGGTTGATAAATTCATTGAAGTAG
- a CDS encoding DUF433 domain-containing protein, translating to MDAQLLERITINKGVCNGKPTIRNMRFTVSQLLELLAAGMKTNEILEDYDYLEEEDIRATLIYAALLSNPQSVIPIVAA from the coding sequence ATGGATGCTCAGCTGTTAGAAAGAATAACGATCAATAAAGGAGTTTGTAATGGTAAACCTACTATCAGGAATATGCGATTTACCGTAAGCCAATTACTTGAATTGCTCGCAGCCGGAATGAAAACAAATGAAATTTTGGAAGATTACGATTATTTAGAAGAAGAAGATATTCGAGCTACCTTAATTTATGCTGCTCTACTAAGTAATCCTCAATCTGTTATTCCTATCGTTGCAGCCTGA
- a CDS encoding LegC family aminotransferase, translating into MIPLSLPNISGNEWTYVKDCLDTGWISSVGSYVTQFENMVAEFAGAKYGIAAMNGTAALHIAQELAGVRQRDYVITPDITFIATANAIKYTGADPIFIDVDKDTWQMDLDILEAFLENDTFYYKDHTYLKSDKRCISAIMPVHVLGNMCDMDRLMTIAKKYCLVVIEDSTEALGSSFKNKGAGTFGTFGTFSFNGNKIISTGGGGVIVTDDENLAKKAKHITTQAKTDPFEYDHDEIGYNYRLVNILAAVGVAQMEQLPSFLERKKAIDKYYRDHLENENLQFQKVGDHVCPNNWLHTMKVKNQRPMIKHLLDNGVQCRPFWVPMHQLRMFKHLPFITNENISDTIYNSCISIPSSTNLTDAQIEEVVRVIRSF; encoded by the coding sequence ATGATACCTCTCTCCTTACCCAATATATCAGGAAACGAATGGACTTATGTAAAGGACTGTCTCGACACTGGATGGATATCTTCCGTAGGTAGTTATGTCACTCAGTTTGAGAACATGGTAGCCGAATTTGCTGGGGCAAAATATGGTATCGCAGCCATGAATGGCACTGCAGCTCTCCACATCGCCCAAGAATTGGCTGGTGTACGTCAACGAGACTATGTCATCACGCCCGATATTACCTTCATCGCTACGGCCAATGCCATCAAATACACGGGTGCAGATCCGATCTTCATAGATGTGGATAAGGATACTTGGCAGATGGATTTAGATATTTTGGAGGCTTTTTTGGAAAATGATACCTTTTATTACAAAGATCATACCTACCTAAAGAGCGACAAAAGATGTATTTCGGCTATTATGCCTGTACATGTATTGGGCAATATGTGCGATATGGATAGACTGATGACCATAGCAAAAAAATATTGTCTCGTAGTGATCGAAGACTCTACTGAAGCATTGGGTTCGTCCTTCAAAAATAAAGGTGCTGGTACATTTGGTACATTCGGAACTTTTAGTTTTAATGGCAATAAAATCATCAGCACAGGTGGTGGTGGCGTTATCGTCACAGATGATGAGAACCTAGCAAAAAAAGCCAAACATATCACCACCCAAGCCAAAACAGACCCATTCGAATACGACCACGATGAGATAGGTTACAACTATAGACTTGTAAACATACTCGCAGCCGTAGGTGTAGCGCAAATGGAGCAATTGCCATCTTTCCTTGAGCGCAAAAAGGCGATTGATAAGTATTATCGGGATCATCTGGAAAATGAAAATTTACAGTTCCAAAAAGTAGGCGACCATGTCTGTCCTAATAATTGGCTTCACACCATGAAGGTCAAAAATCAAAGACCGATGATAAAGCACTTGTTGGATAATGGTGTACAATGCAGACCATTTTGGGTGCCGATGCATCAGTTGCGTATGTTCAAACATTTGCCATTCATCACGAATGAAAACATTTCTGATACGATTTATAATTCATGTATCTCTATCCCATCTTCTACCAACCTTACAGATGCGCAAATAGAGGAAGTAGTAAGGGTGATCCGTTCTTTTTAA
- a CDS encoding PIN domain-containing protein yields the protein MQSGKVNVYVSNDIVSEYTEVFSRRYTPQITEILLNTLFNLPNVFFIDPKFHWQLIELDPDDNKFVDCAVASSVDYIISNDRHFDILKEIPFPKVTVLKAGEFIALIKIVNK from the coding sequence ATACAATCAGGAAAAGTTAATGTTTATGTAAGTAATGACATTGTAAGTGAATATACAGAAGTCTTTTCAAGACGCTATACACCACAGATTACAGAGATATTATTAAATACATTGTTCAATTTACCTAATGTATTTTTTATAGACCCGAAGTTTCATTGGCAATTAATAGAACTCGATCCTGATGATAATAAATTTGTGGATTGTGCCGTTGCGTCATCTGTGGATTATATTATTTCCAATGATAGACATTTTGATATACTTAAAGAAATACCTTTTCCAAAAGTTACTGTTCTTAAAGCAGGAGAGTTTATAGCATTAATAAAAATTGTAAACAAATAA
- a CDS encoding sugar transferase, whose amino-acid sequence MYLFIKRFFDILASLLALIVLSPLLIPIAIGLKLTGEGYIWYFQERVGFKNKLFSIYKFATMLKDSPNMAGGLITTKRDPRLTPLGGFLRSTKINELPQLLNILNGDMSVVGPRPVMQKSFDAYPIEVQKVIYNVKPGLTGIGSIIFRDEETLITEVRDNGGDTWDFYQNKIYPFKGEVEQWYQEHQSFYTDLICIFLTAWNIIFPKSELIYKVFKTLPKRPF is encoded by the coding sequence ATGTACCTATTTATAAAACGTTTTTTTGACATCCTTGCATCATTACTAGCTTTAATTGTATTATCACCATTATTGATTCCGATAGCTATTGGGTTGAAATTGACAGGAGAAGGATATATTTGGTATTTTCAGGAGCGGGTAGGCTTTAAAAATAAGCTCTTTAGTATTTATAAGTTTGCCACTATGCTAAAAGATAGTCCCAATATGGCCGGTGGATTGATCACAACAAAAAGAGATCCTAGGTTGACACCGCTGGGTGGTTTTTTAAGGAGCACAAAAATAAATGAATTGCCGCAACTGCTCAACATCTTGAATGGTGATATGAGTGTAGTTGGACCAAGACCAGTCATGCAAAAAAGTTTTGACGCCTATCCTATAGAAGTACAAAAAGTCATATATAATGTAAAACCTGGACTAACGGGTATCGGGTCAATTATATTCCGGGATGAAGAGACATTGATTACCGAAGTAAGAGATAATGGTGGCGATACATGGGACTTTTACCAGAATAAAATTTATCCTTTCAAAGGTGAAGTAGAGCAATGGTACCAAGAGCATCAAAGTTTTTATACTGACCTAATTTGTATATTCCTCACCGCTTGGAACATTATTTTTCCAAAATCGGAGTTGATTTATAAAGTGTTTAAGACCTTGCCGAAGAGGCCGTTTTGA
- the ltrA gene encoding group II intron reverse transcriptase/maturase has protein sequence MEVRVNQSIPIERQWVTQAYLKLRKGGKAVGVDEETWKAFEKKLSSNLHSIWSRLASGSYHPSAVREVEIPKKDGTKRKLGIPTIRDRISQQVVKEYMESRIDGIFHQDSYGYRPLKSAHQALQTVIKNCYQYDWVIDMDISKFFDEIDHEIMLKAVAHVMPEKWVLMYVKRWLEMPIQDKDGSIRNKEGKGTPQGGVISPLLANLYLHFTLDKWFDKNHPDVRFVRYADDVVVHCKSERQAQHILTQIKQRLGEVKLSIKESKTKIAYCKDYRRKANHEHVTFDFLGFSFKPSKMIMKDKQILLGFLGDISKSSKKKIMEEFRINKAMKHTDLEIQDIAARINSKLIGWTNYYGLFTKRGLNTCFYNFNKRILKWIRKKYKTGSKEALNMYEMIRKEKPELFYHWSKGYC, from the coding sequence ATGGAAGTAAGAGTAAACCAAAGCATACCAATCGAACGTCAGTGGGTTACGCAGGCATATTTAAAGCTGCGTAAGGGCGGGAAAGCCGTTGGAGTAGATGAAGAAACTTGGAAGGCATTCGAAAAGAAGTTAAGTAGTAATCTCCATAGTATATGGAGCCGACTGGCTTCAGGAAGCTACCATCCAAGTGCAGTTAGAGAAGTAGAAATCCCAAAGAAAGACGGAACGAAGCGCAAGTTGGGTATTCCTACAATACGAGACAGAATCAGTCAACAAGTAGTGAAGGAATATATGGAAAGTCGCATAGATGGAATTTTTCACCAAGATAGTTATGGTTATCGCCCATTAAAGAGCGCACATCAAGCATTACAAACAGTAATTAAGAATTGCTATCAATATGATTGGGTGATAGACATGGATATCAGTAAATTCTTCGATGAGATAGACCATGAAATCATGCTAAAGGCAGTAGCACATGTTATGCCTGAGAAATGGGTATTGATGTATGTTAAAAGATGGTTAGAAATGCCAATCCAAGACAAAGATGGAAGTATAAGGAATAAGGAAGGCAAAGGCACTCCACAAGGCGGAGTTATAAGCCCTTTATTAGCAAACTTATATCTGCACTTTACATTAGATAAATGGTTTGACAAAAACCATCCTGATGTAAGATTTGTAAGATATGCGGATGATGTAGTAGTCCACTGTAAAAGTGAACGACAAGCACAACATATACTTACACAAATCAAGCAACGTCTCGGAGAAGTGAAACTAAGCATCAAAGAAAGCAAAACAAAGATAGCCTATTGCAAAGATTATCGACGGAAAGCAAACCATGAACATGTAACATTTGATTTTCTGGGCTTTAGCTTTAAACCTTCCAAGATGATAATGAAAGACAAACAAATCTTGTTAGGATTCTTAGGAGACATCAGCAAAAGCAGTAAGAAAAAGATAATGGAAGAGTTTCGAATTAATAAAGCGATGAAACATACTGATTTAGAAATACAGGACATTGCAGCAAGAATAAATAGCAAATTGATTGGATGGACAAATTATTATGGTCTCTTCACAAAACGTGGACTAAACACCTGCTTTTATAATTTTAATAAACGGATATTGAAGTGGATTAGAAAGAAGTATAAAACAGGGTCAAAAGAAGCGTTGAACATGTATGAAATGATAAGAAAAGAAAAGCCAGAGCTTTTCTATCATTGGTCAAAAGGGTATTGTTGA
- a CDS encoding Uma2 family endonuclease, which yields MKALLAPLKKQPNLRHLIDELESYWVEEQNRRLDFYNWVDPSMKAEFIDGEIIVHSPVIKMHNDITKNLLIILEHFNIINELGFLGVEKIMCRFTRNDYEPDLCFFLHENHPSFRSDQTIFPVPDFIIEILSKSTEDRDRGVKFQDYQMHGVKEYWIIDPDAETIEQYINQGDHFQLTTKNADGNIDCFVFKDFSIPTKVVFNNKKVFDFINSLK from the coding sequence GTGAAGGCACTTTTAGCACCGCTCAAAAAACAACCCAATCTTCGTCATCTTATTGATGAGTTAGAATCTTATTGGGTAGAAGAACAAAACAGAAGGCTTGATTTTTACAATTGGGTGGATCCAAGTATGAAGGCAGAATTTATAGATGGTGAGATCATCGTGCATTCTCCCGTGATCAAAATGCATAATGATATCACAAAAAATCTGCTTATCATTCTCGAGCACTTTAACATCATCAATGAGTTAGGTTTTCTAGGAGTAGAAAAAATAATGTGTCGTTTTACGCGAAATGATTATGAACCGGATTTGTGTTTTTTCCTACATGAAAATCATCCCAGTTTTAGGAGTGACCAAACTATATTTCCCGTACCTGACTTCATCATCGAGATTCTTTCCAAAAGTACTGAAGATCGTGATCGTGGTGTCAAGTTTCAAGATTATCAGATGCATGGAGTGAAAGAATATTGGATCATAGACCCAGATGCCGAAACAATAGAACAATATATCAATCAAGGAGACCATTTTCAATTAACAACAAAAAATGCAGACGGTAACATTGACTGTTTTGTTTTCAAAGATTTTTCCATACCCACAAAGGTAGTTTTTAATAATAAGAAAGTATTTGATTTTATTAATTCCTTGAAATGA
- a CDS encoding PIN domain-containing protein gives MFTINKADHVCISVISRLEFLAFEGLSQKDKAVFLKFCERIHIHKLNANDHELMELIIVIKKRYKLKLPGAIIAATAIIKDAVLITKDKDFSNIVELKVHL, from the coding sequence CTGTTCACTATAAATAAGGCTGACCATGTATGTATATCTGTAATTTCCAGGCTTGAATTTTTAGCTTTTGAAGGGTTGTCACAAAAAGATAAAGCGGTTTTTTTGAAATTTTGTGAAAGGATCCATATTCATAAATTAAATGCAAATGATCACGAATTAATGGAGCTAATAATTGTGATCAAGAAAAGATATAAATTAAAATTACCTGGTGCCATTATAGCAGCAACAGCAATTATAAAGGATGCTGTTTTGATTACTAAGGATAAAGATTTCTCCAATATAGTAGAACTTAAGGTTCATTTGTAA
- a CDS encoding IS110 family transposase codes for MKLDSGSGNTILTELNIKTLAQTINLFSTQIKELQSELAKHGANDLADFLVTIPGCGIESAVSLSIEIEDINRFNSAASLCCYFGVHPENHTSGDISKKPKMSKKEVVHIGVQYTW; via the coding sequence GTGAAGCTAGATTCAGGGTCGGGTAATACGATACTTACTGAGCTAAATATTAAAACATTGGCCCAAACTATTAACTTATTCTCCACCCAGATCAAAGAACTTCAATCAGAGCTTGCTAAACACGGAGCCAACGACTTAGCGGATTTCTTAGTCACAATTCCTGGTTGCGGCATCGAGTCAGCAGTGTCATTAAGCATAGAAATAGAAGATATAAATCGATTTAACAGTGCCGCATCACTTTGTTGCTATTTTGGAGTACACCCAGAAAACCATACAAGTGGTGATATATCAAAGAAACCTAAAATGAGCAAAAAGGAAGTAGTTCATATAGGGGTACAATATACATGGTAG
- a CDS encoding DUF5615 family PIN-like protein: MIGKYKWIIDTQLPPKLINIFIDLGHDAVHTSSYSDGIFMSDTEIRKLALLENRIIVTKDNDFYNSHFKDAKMPSVLYLKIGNISNKDLISLIKNNLSTIVLAFDQEARLIMIEGSNLYVF; encoded by the coding sequence ATGATCGGAAAGTACAAATGGATTATTGATACTCAATTACCACCTAAGCTAATCAATATTTTTATTGATTTAGGTCATGATGCAGTTCACACAAGCTCATATTCCGATGGAATATTCATGTCAGACACAGAAATTCGGAAATTAGCACTGTTAGAAAACAGAATAATAGTCACTAAAGATAATGATTTTTACAATAGTCATTTTAAAGACGCGAAGATGCCTTCTGTTTTGTATTTAAAAATCGGTAATATTTCAAATAAAGACTTAATATCTTTAATTAAAAATAATTTGTCTACTATAGTTTTAGCATTTGACCAAGAAGCAAGACTCATTATGATAGAAGGTTCAAATTTATATGTGTTTTAA
- a CDS encoding polysaccharide biosynthesis protein: MIDIPQFIKTHITKRDKSLFENDINQYQDQLTANIKGKSVLVIGGAGTIGSSYIKAILNFEPARLYVVDTNENGLTELTRDLRSKHGQYIPEDYKTYPMNFGDEVFRKMFVNEGPFHIVANFAAHKHVRSEKDHYSIEAMIDNNVFKAKEFLDLLVTYKPEHFFCVSTDKAANPVNVMGASKKLMEEVIMAYSSDIKITTARFANVAFSNGSLLDGYIQRLFKKQPISCPSDVKRFFVSPEESGQICMLACILGASGEIYFPKLEEDQMVNFKDITLDFFKEMAIPVVECISDDDARNKATSMSIEDPHPVYFFTSDTSGEKLYEEFYTDTDEVDMIKYEGMGVIKNAVKPSKTQIENCIKELQMLMQSDAYDKSAIVSLMKKHLPDFEHIETGKSLDQKM, encoded by the coding sequence ATCATTGACATACCACAATTCATAAAAACTCACATCACTAAAAGGGATAAAAGCCTTTTTGAAAACGATATAAATCAATATCAAGACCAATTAACAGCCAATATAAAGGGTAAGTCAGTTCTTGTCATTGGTGGTGCAGGTACGATAGGCTCTTCCTATATCAAAGCGATCTTAAACTTTGAGCCAGCAAGACTTTATGTGGTGGATACCAATGAAAATGGATTGACGGAACTCACTCGTGATCTAAGATCAAAACATGGACAATACATTCCTGAAGATTACAAAACTTATCCGATGAATTTTGGGGATGAAGTATTCCGTAAGATGTTTGTCAATGAAGGACCTTTCCATATAGTAGCTAATTTTGCAGCGCACAAACACGTCAGAAGTGAGAAAGATCATTACTCCATCGAAGCGATGATAGACAATAATGTCTTTAAAGCCAAGGAGTTTTTGGATTTACTTGTGACATATAAGCCTGAGCATTTCTTTTGTGTCTCTACCGACAAAGCAGCTAATCCTGTGAATGTCATGGGAGCGAGCAAAAAACTCATGGAAGAAGTCATCATGGCTTATAGCAGTGATATCAAAATCACCACAGCAAGATTTGCCAATGTTGCTTTTAGTAATGGCAGTCTTTTGGATGGATACATACAGCGATTATTCAAAAAGCAACCTATTTCATGTCCTTCAGATGTGAAAAGATTTTTTGTTTCGCCAGAAGAAAGTGGACAGATATGTATGTTGGCTTGTATTTTGGGTGCAAGTGGAGAGATTTATTTTCCAAAATTAGAAGAAGACCAAATGGTCAATTTCAAGGATATCACATTAGACTTTTTTAAAGAAATGGCCATACCTGTAGTGGAATGTATAAGTGATGATGATGCAAGAAATAAAGCAACGAGTATGTCTATAGAAGATCCACATCCCGTTTATTTTTTTACGTCCGACACTTCGGGTGAGAAGCTTTATGAGGAGTTTTACACTGATACTGATGAAGTGGATATGATCAAATATGAAGGAATGGGTGTGATCAAAAATGCAGTGAAACCTAGTAAGACACAAATAGAAAACTGCATCAAAGAGTTACAAATGTTGATGCAATCAGACGCTTATGACAAATCAGCTATCGTATCATTAATGAAAAAGCATTTGCCTGATTTTGAGCATATAGAAACGGGAAAGAGTTTAGATCAAAAGATGTAG